Proteins from one Egibacteraceae bacterium genomic window:
- a CDS encoding phospholipase D family protein, with translation MGVEVSVPERSELLATVRGLVSAADEALLCVAFANQAGVRLLEGQLTTLGEGGRLLATTVFGSTTTAALHDAAGFGTQVRVYNHAAGTYHPKLYLARQTARTRALVGSVNLTSGLLRNVEVAVLLEGPTSAPPLAALWERAEALWTDDGTRAWEPAREPAVGDVLAEDLWALVRATVSEGLTAHTVSDGKPNRITEVSRHGLWVETYRSQERGSGAQHVPAWMFNTAWDYLVARGRLANTTLLNELNVHRSSLVCAVLALLAPVTVESRRPIVLSYDPAAVQARAADSAGPYEPGGPR, from the coding sequence GTGGGTGTCGAGGTCTCCGTCCCGGAGCGGTCAGAGTTGCTGGCCACCGTGCGGGGGCTCGTGTCGGCGGCGGACGAGGCGCTGCTGTGCGTCGCGTTCGCGAACCAGGCCGGCGTCCGGCTGCTGGAGGGTCAATTGACAACGCTGGGGGAGGGCGGCCGGCTGCTGGCCACCACGGTGTTCGGCAGCACTACCACGGCGGCGCTGCACGACGCTGCCGGGTTCGGCACCCAGGTCCGCGTGTACAACCATGCGGCGGGGACCTACCACCCGAAGCTGTACCTGGCGCGGCAGACTGCCCGGACGCGGGCGCTCGTCGGCTCGGTGAACCTCACCAGCGGGTTGCTGCGCAACGTCGAGGTCGCTGTGCTGCTGGAGGGCCCGACGAGCGCTCCGCCGCTGGCCGCCCTGTGGGAGCGCGCCGAGGCGCTGTGGACCGACGACGGCACCCGTGCCTGGGAGCCGGCGCGGGAACCGGCGGTGGGGGATGTCCTCGCCGAGGATCTCTGGGCGCTTGTCCGTGCCACCGTGTCCGAGGGCCTGACTGCGCACACCGTCTCGGACGGCAAGCCCAACCGCATCACTGAGGTCAGCCGCCACGGACTGTGGGTCGAGACATACCGCAGCCAAGAGCGTGGCAGCGGAGCGCAGCACGTTCCCGCATGGATGTTCAACACCGCATGGGACTACCTCGTCGCGCGAGGCCGTCTGGCGAACACCACCCTGCTGAACGAGTTGAACGTCCACCGTTCGAGCCTGGTGTGTGCGGTGCTGGCCCTGCTCGCGCCCGTCACCGTCGAGTCGCGCCGCCCGATCGTGCTCAGCTACGACCCAGCGGCCGTGCAGGCGAGAGCCGCGGACAGCGCCGGACCCTATGAACCCGGGGGACCACGGTGA
- a CDS encoding HNH endonuclease domain-containing protein, producing MSGQGEEAADPVVFAERLLALLDSGNFTMSYKYAVLLALVDACLEGLTDTGEPPDHLRARAVADKVLELYWRQAMPYPAAADTRVLRQRPELPKLDLVARIAAYREGAGFDRSMREAAAADPEGFTVLRERVFVTIVRMPLPKLQRLNRDDPFGDGFLYRIDWPDEVSEARVRRAEFDDRIHLKPGVAAMLVRLAGLVRPIVQRRWADFVARRNTDVLDDLTLDEFLFGAERIGLHRVRPHLVELQGGECFYCQDAMRGRVDIDHFLPWSRSGDDGIDNLVAAHTRCNNAKRASLAADDHLGRWLHRSDQGSRDLQAIADRAPWPRHVDKTMAVARALYLYQAPGTSLWVAPDIYRPAGRGVLRRLLVAGATEAQAAEHRPPYIW from the coding sequence GTGAGCGGCCAGGGCGAGGAAGCCGCCGACCCCGTCGTCTTCGCCGAGCGCTTGCTGGCGCTGCTCGACAGCGGCAACTTCACCATGTCCTACAAGTACGCGGTGCTGCTCGCACTCGTCGACGCCTGCCTTGAGGGGCTGACGGACACGGGGGAACCTCCGGACCACTTGCGCGCCCGGGCGGTCGCCGACAAGGTCCTCGAGCTGTACTGGCGCCAGGCGATGCCCTACCCCGCTGCAGCGGACACACGAGTGTTGCGCCAGCGCCCCGAGCTGCCCAAGCTCGACCTCGTGGCCCGCATCGCGGCATACCGGGAGGGGGCCGGCTTCGACCGGAGCATGCGGGAGGCCGCCGCCGCCGACCCTGAGGGCTTCACAGTCCTGCGAGAGCGGGTCTTCGTCACGATCGTGCGCATGCCGCTGCCGAAGCTGCAGCGCCTGAACCGCGACGACCCCTTCGGCGACGGGTTCCTCTACCGCATCGACTGGCCCGACGAGGTCAGCGAGGCCCGCGTCCGCCGCGCCGAATTCGACGACCGCATACACCTCAAGCCCGGCGTGGCCGCGATGCTCGTCCGCCTGGCGGGCCTGGTCCGTCCGATCGTGCAGCGCCGCTGGGCGGATTTCGTCGCCCGGCGCAACACCGACGTGCTCGACGACCTCACCCTCGACGAGTTCCTCTTCGGTGCTGAGCGCATCGGGCTGCACCGCGTCCGCCCCCACCTCGTGGAGCTGCAAGGGGGCGAGTGCTTCTACTGCCAGGACGCCATGCGGGGACGCGTGGACATCGACCACTTCCTGCCGTGGTCACGCTCCGGCGACGACGGGATCGACAACCTCGTCGCTGCGCACACGCGGTGCAACAACGCCAAGCGGGCGTCCCTCGCAGCCGACGACCACCTGGGGCGCTGGCTGCACCGGTCCGACCAGGGCAGCCGAGACCTCCAAGCGATCGCCGACAGGGCCCCGTGGCCGCGCCACGTCGACAAGACCATGGCCGTCGCCCGGGCGCTGTACCTCTACCAGGCGCCCGGCACGAGCCTGTGGGTGGCGCCCGACATCTACCGTCCTGCAGGGCGGGGGGTGCTGCGACGGCTTCTCGTCGCGGGTGCTACTGAAGCGCAAGCCGCCGAGCACCGGCCGCCGTACATCTGGTGA